The genomic window atatgtgtgtgtgtgcgcgcgagtgtatacctgtccttttttccccctaaggtaagtctttccgctcccgggattggaatgaccccttaccctctcccttaaaacccacatcctttcgtctttccctctccttccctctttcctgatgaggcaacagtttgttgcgaaagcttgaattttgtgtgtttgtgttagtttgtgtgtctatcgacctgccagcgcttcgtttggtaagtcacagcatctttttttaaatatattttcttctttatacaaaattaaaaactgCAAATGATAAACTTCAGACTGACATGGTCGACAAGGCTATGTCTTTCAGTATTCTCCCCAATGATAAAATTCCAGTCTACCTCCTCTTTTAACTATAACATTAATTTAATGGAATTACTGACATGCTGAGGAAATGCTGATTTATGAGCTCATCCtgcaaaaatacatgttcaatgtTCATCTATAAAGAAAAATTGCATGAGTTAGTCCCATcaaattaaaacaagaaaatacatctgaataAATAGAAATGGAAATTTAGAAGAAAGCTTATGACGTCAGAATTCAGATGTTACCAGAATGATGTCTTTTATACGCAGAAACAGTGATAAGTAAAACTTAAAAACTGCAATTATTCTACAGACAACAGTGAGCCAATATGAGGAGATAACAAGGGAATGGGAGCATGCCAAGTTAAATTTCTCCATAATCATCCTCTCTGCAATATAAAAATCAAACTACACAAAGGCACATGACACGTAATCACTGAGATTTATTTCTCATTTAAAGTATGATGCACAAAAGTCACtcaaatttaattataaaaatcaTAGCAATTTTTCCCTAGTTAACAGTTTTGATTTACATTTGATCCTGTCTTgagattcacatttatttatcaccaATTTCTACTGCAATAAGTTGCAAATCTGATTACTTTTGATTAAAATTTCCTGAGTAGAAGAGTCTCTTGAGTGAATAGCACAAATAAGCATTCATCACTTTAATTTAGAAGCCCCTGACATATAATAACATAGCATAATCCATACCAAAATTGTAAATCCACATACCAATACTGTAAATCCACTTGGAAGATTTGTGCGAATAGCTGTCAGATTGTGAAATAACCTGTAATGCTTAATTCAGAAGCCAAGTCAGACATATCTCCAAATTCGCTTTCACCAATGATATGGAATCAACTACTTCAGATACGAaatattcacatgaaatgctgatCATTGCCAAATATCTCAACAAGTAGGTTAAGAGTTTCTAGCTTTTAACCCCATTGAGGGCACAGAATATAAGAACTGCATATTACGCATACTTTGTCAacatttttatttgattaaatagcAGCTCCAGCTACATAAAAAACATATCTTATTTagtgaaaataaatacattacatgcAGCTGGAGCTGCTATTTAATCAAATACAACAACAGTTGTGGATGACCTATGTCAAAGATGAGGAGTATTttgtacaaaataataaatatttttatttgtcctTCAAAGAGCATATGAGCACAGTAACGAGATAACTTTATTGTGAAAAGAggagttactactcaccatatagtggagatgctgagttgctgaTGGGCACAATAAAAAACTATcacacataaagctttcggccagtaaggccttactggccgaaagctttatgtgtgACAATCTGCAACTCAATAtcttctctatatggtgagtagcaactttccttttcataatattgttacaatcctTCCTGGATTTTCTACTGTTTGATTAATGAGATAACTTGCAATTTAGAGGAATACAAAGCACAAAATTTATCTTCTGTTTCTAATGTAACTATATACCTTCATGAATATTATGCAAGGTTAATCTGAACTCTGTCACCAAAATTTTGGAGATCATTCAGGGAAATCTCCTGTGTATTTTGGTATATGGAATCTGCAACCTCTGGCAACTGATTAGAGTGATAACATAATTATGATTTAGTCATTTTGTTGTTCCAGTTAACTTTATTTCTGTGAAAATGTCCTCACAACAGTGAACAAGTCTGTGATATGCAAACAgcgaaatgtaaaataaaaatcacagaGTAATGCAAGTACTGTGATATAGTTGGCTTTACAGCAGGAAGAACTCACTGGGGTGTAAATGTGCCATTTTACACTGCACAATGTGATTACTGGCCAAATCTTCCATTGCTAAACCTATCtacactgctgtgtatcactgttaacacaATTAACACTACCTTGAATGCAAGCACTATCCTGAATGcaagcatacactgaggtgacaaaagtcatgggatagcaaaacGCACATATACAGTTCGTGGTAGTATCATGTATacgagttataaaagggcagtgcattggcagagctgtcatttgtgctcaggcgatttatgtgaaacactttcctaagtgattatggctgcatgcatgacaggaattaacagactctgaatgtggaatggtagttggaactagacacacgagacattctatttcagaaatcattagggattcAATATTCCAATTTCTGCAGAGTCAAGAGTGTGTTGaggataccaagtttcaggcattacctctcaccatggccaACGAAGTgcacgatggccttcacttaatgaccaagagccacggcatttgcatggagctgtcagtgctaacagacaaacaacactacaTGAATAAATCGATGTGGGCAGCATGACATCATTGCAGTGCGTCTCCTGAGCTctcgaccatattggttggaccttagatgactggaaaacagtggcatggtcagatgaattCTGAttacagttggcaagagctgatggtagggtctgagtgtggtgcagatcccatgaagcaatagacccaagttgtcaaaaaggcattgTACAAGCTggaggtggttccataatggtgtggctatgtttacatggagtggactgtgtcctctggtccaactggaccagtcattgattggaaatggttatgtttggctgcttggagaccatttgcagccatttatggacttcatattcctaaacaaatatgtttttttcatggatgacaatgccacAATTGTTcatcattggtttgaagaacattttgaataATTCAAGAGAATGATTCAGCCACTCAGATTGCCTGACAtgtatcccatcaaacatttatgggacataatcaagaggtcagtctgTGCACCAAATCCTACACCAGTAATACTTTTGCAATTACAgacagctatagaggcaccatggctcaatatttctgcaggggattttcagtgacatgttgagtccatgccatgtcaaatTGCTGCTTTATGCCAGGCAAAAGAAAGCCTGACGAGGAGGTACCAtaacccatggcttttgtcaccttagcGTAAGGTCAAAGAGTGAAGTAGGCATAACTGTTGTCAAAAGCAAGTATTTTGGGtgaatggaacaaatttgtttcAAGCAAGGCATATGGTAGTCCTATATATGTTGACATCTGTActatcatacaaatattttcattacAATGCTCTTGCTGAGAGAAATGGCAGTAAGAGATCAAACTAAATGTAGTCACCCTACAACAATACACTGAAGACCATGAGTGCCTTAtacaaaaatattctgtatttGTCTCTGAACAACACCTGAAATTATGTCAGTGGAGTTCAGGTTCATTTCCATATTAAGTCAGTTAACAAAGCTTCATGTACCAGCATTAAATGATTACTCCAGGGAATATAACAAccctctacgtatcgctcacacagtgatcatgaagataagattagaataattactgcacacacagaggcattcaaacaatcattcttcccgcactccacaaGTGAAAGTAGGTCtaacaggaagaaaccctgataactggtacaatgggatacacccactgccatgcacctcaaggtggtttgcagagtgtagatgcagatgttggaGCAGATTAACAGTACTGGTACATCCAAATACAGTCATACTTGGTTTAATTTTTTTCACAAGTCTCACAGCTGTGTAGGTACCAAATACACTATCTGGCAAGTCAAATTATGCAAAGAAACCACGTTAATTTTATGTAATGCATGGTGAATGCTATCTGTTTCCTGGATACTGTACGCTGCAgagggatgaaaaaaaaaaagcagtggcaGGGAATGGAGGTCGAAGATACTGGATCGAGCAGGAAGAAGTAGAGGGAAATATAACTGCTACGTGCACTGTAGAAGTTTTCCCTCAAATCACATATAATTTGTTGGTCTTGTTTACTCGTCGGCAGAGCGTGACAGCTATGTCTGCACACTCTCTACTTCTAAAACTTTTTTTCGTattatgtgacacacacacacacagagagagagagagagagagagagagagagagagagagaacgtactGCAGAAAGCACTTACCTATTACTAAGCGTATAGTGTTCATCATGGTGTGACTCAGAATTTCAGTAACTGTTTGGACTATCTATCAAAAATCTTCTCTACAATCTCGCTATTTAGTCTCAGGACGACAATCACGTGCGAGAGAACTACCCTAATGATGACACCAAAAGTGCTCGTCACTTCTCTGTCGTGATGTAACTGTGGCTACAAAAAATAACAAGCCAGAAATAATGGTTCTCTTGATAAAGAAAGTTGCTTCATGAAGATAACATTGTGTTTATATAAACAGCTGATCTGGTCTAAAGGACGCTTTCATGCTTCTCGTTTTTCATTTCACCAGCATGCTGCCAATATAACGAAAACTCTTGCATACGTCAGCCGACACTGAGTCGGGAAAGACAATACATAACATTTTATTTGGTGTACATATCATGTAGTCTATACCACAAGGCaagaaataacttgaaaactagttTCTGTTTGTTAATTCAAGGAAGCAGCTTGTTAATACTTTTCTTGTCCAACCGAACCTCTGTTTAGACCTAATCATAGAAACGCTGAAGCGCCAATTTTTACATCTGGGAGCTAAAATTTGCAATGGACTTCACAATAAGACTTTTACTATGTCCCGATTCGTGACATCCTTACAAGTACCAAGCAAATTTCCACTGATGTCAGGCTGTCTTTAACAGGTAAGTCAGATAACAAGACACTTAAAATAATGGAGTGGTATCGGCAGTGAGTAGCACCCTAACGTATTTATTCATTTTTGGGATAATACACTGCTAAATTTGATCAACTTTTGAGTTATTCTTCTATTAGCTTTCAGAAAATTACAGGTGTCTCGGTGCTAATGCGGACTGATATGGCTGTGGTTTTGTACAATTATATCTGATTGTGTTACAGCTATCGAAAATTTAAGTTTCCCGTAATTTGGGAGCAATAATAAGCACTTGTCTGCTGATTTAGTTCATGAATACACGCCCAGATATACATCATCGTATTTATAAAAGATGAACTTTTGTTGCAAGCTCACATCTTACACTCCTCATTCCTACGCATGACGCATGTTTTGCTTCGCTCTAGCTCTAGACGGAAGCATAAAATGTGATGGTTGTGAGTTTAGTGGCAACGCGTCGCAGGAATATGGTGGTGGCGGTACAATGTGAAATATGCTGTCAGTAGTTGGCCGCATAGTGCTATTGTTGGTGGATCTAtataaattattcatttttttgttatttgtattaAAATCATACGGGTGTCTTGTTCCAAAATGTTTTCGCTTTTTATTTCTTCAGTGTTGGTCACACATTTTCGACAGTGGTTTGTTTTTTGCGCTAAAGAGTCAAGTGTCAGAACTCAGATTCAGTTTTCTGTGTTGCAGTGACACTTTGATAAACGGTGTGCAGTTGCCGGCAATCGTGTTGAATAGTTGATTATATCGAAACGTTTAATTTGTTGGAAATAGGAGCTCACTGTCGAAGTTGAATAAGCAGGCGCCATGAAATAATAGTAACGTTATGTGGACATTGTCAAATGAGTTTGGGTTAAGTCTTATTTAGTAATTGTATAGCAAATTACTCTTAAGAATTGCAAATATTGTGCTGTCATGGAAAATAAGGAAAGTGAGATTGTGCTGCTTATTTTACTTGGTTTGCCAGCTAGTGGCAAAACAACATTATCAAAAGTGTTGATGAAGTTGAGTGGCGACGTTAATGTTTCTGGATCCGTGGGTGAAAAAAATCACAGTATAATTCATATTTGTTATGATGCATTAGTGCCACTACTTTCGCTTGAACAAACTAAGTGGAGTGAAACTCGTAAGAAGGTTGTTTTCGTAGTTGAAAATATTATTTGCCTCCTGAAAACACAGAACTATTCAGAACTAGACGACTACTTGCAGTGTATGCAAATAGAGAAGACCAAAAGGCACATTTCACAAGCTACAAATGAAACTACAATGGTCCTCATAGATGACAATATGTATTACAGTAGTATGCggtatgaatattttaaaatggCAAGAAAATATACAATAAGTTTTGCAGAAATCTGTTTACACTGTTCAGCAGAGGTGGCTTGTAGTCGCAACTCGCAGAGATCAGATGATCGTGTGGCACAAGATACTATTATTAGAATGGCAGGAAAACTGTGCTGCCCCAGTAAGAAAAATTCGTGGGAGAAATGGTTCTGTTGTCTCTCTTCAGAATCGCCATTTGATAAGAGAGATGCACAAGCTGCATTCCGGGTTATAGAGGATAGCCTTAAGGAACCAGTTTTACCTGTGAATAATGAAGATGATGAGAATGCACATAAAAAATGTGCTCCTAATCTCATTCATGAAGCTGATATTGCTCTGCGGAAAGTTATAGGTAGTAAAATAAAGCAACTATCTGCAAGCACTGCTACTGGTAAAAATAAGCAATCCTTAATTTTAAAGAAACAGTTACTCCTACAAGAATTGAAAAGTGGTGTTCTGGAGGTGCCAGAAGCCATATATAAAATGTTTGATACCAGAAGTGATGAACTGCAGGAAGAATTACAACAGTGGTGGCTAACTTTTTTTTTATGAGGAGTGTTTAGGTCCAATACAGTAAATGCAACTGTgagaactggcagaaagcactggaAACACAGGTAACTTCACAAATTTTGTATTGTGATTGTGTACCAAAATAACAACTACACAGTAGTTTTTACTTTAAATCATGGTTTTTAATTAATGAGCTATTGGTGTAGTTATCTTCCAACTGAATTGGGA from Schistocerca nitens isolate TAMUIC-IGC-003100 chromosome 5, iqSchNite1.1, whole genome shotgun sequence includes these protein-coding regions:
- the LOC126260062 gene encoding L-seryl-tRNA(Sec) kinase; this encodes MENKESEIVLLILLGLPASGKTTLSKVLMKLSGDVNVSGSVGEKNHSIIHICYDALVPLLSLEQTKWSETRKKVVFVVENIICLLKTQNYSELDDYLQCMQIEKTKRHISQATNETTMVLIDDNMYYSSMRYEYFKMARKYTISFAEICLHCSAEVACSRNSQRSDDRVAQDTIIRMAGKLCCPSKKNSWEKWFCCLSSESPFDKRDAQAAFRVIEDSLKEPVLPVNNEDDENAHKKCAPNLIHEADIALRKVIGSKIKQLSASTATGKNKQSLILKKQLLLQELKSGVLEVPEAIYKMFDTRSDELQEELQQWWLTFFL